The following proteins are encoded in a genomic region of Arachis ipaensis cultivar K30076 chromosome B02, Araip1.1, whole genome shotgun sequence:
- the LOC110268732 gene encoding uncharacterized protein LOC110268732 — protein sequence MGRNSDFITLMYTNWKAVPKQIKKRIWKYINSKFILPKSSKLWVMTGVQGAWKRYKTRIKKKHFEPYSGNIEDMLVNRPLEIPEIQFRKLIAYWSIPTVKVS from the exons ATGGGAAGGAATAGTGATTTTATTACCTTGATGTACACTAATTGGAAAGCTGTGCCTAAGCAAATCAAAAAGCGCATTTGGAAGTATATTAAT TCAAAGTTCATTCTTCCAAAATCTTCAAAGTTATGGGTGATGACTGGTGTTCAAGGAGCATGGAAGCGTTacaaaacaagaataaaaaagaagcatTTTGAACCCTATTCTGGAAATATTGAGGATATGTTGGTGAATCGTCCTTTGGAAATTCCAGAAATACAATTTCGGAAGCTAATTGCATATTGGAGTATTCCAACTGTCAAAGTGAGCTAG
- the LOC107626994 gene encoding uncharacterized protein LOC107626994 has protein sequence MSTRGRGRGRGRGRTGTVTPAPTGTDPVDFIAALGNIAAAMQATAKALGNQINQGNHGNNNDEDGPMTLATFLKVRPPTFRGTSNPTDADNWIQAIERALLAQQVPEEQWVEFGTYQLQGEAQYWWQGTRRILQPDGAAIPWEVFRTEFYKKYFPNSARNAKELELMQLK, from the coding sequence atgtcgactcgcggacgcggtcgcgggcgaggtagaggtagGACAGGCACCGTTACTCCTGCCCCCACAGGGActgatccagtagactttatAGCTGCTCTGGGAAATATAGCTGCAGCTATGCAGGCGACAGCCAAGgcactgggtaatcagataaaccAGGGTAATCATGGGAACAATAATGATGAGGACGGTCCTATGACACTTGCTACATTTCTGAAAGTTCGCCCTCCAACCTttaggggaacctcaaatcccactgatgcagataattggattcaGGCTATAGAAAGGGCGTTACTGGCACAACAGGTTCCTGAAGAGCAATGGGTTGAATTTGGAACTTATCAGTTGCAAGGTGAagctcagtattggtggcagggaaccCGACGTATCCTGCAGCCTGATGGTGCTGCGATTCCTTGGGAGGTTTTCCGAACAGAATTTTATAAGAAATACTTTCCTAATTCAGCCAGAAatgccaaggaacttgaattaatgcagTTAAAGTAG